The genomic window CCGCTGCTGGATGAGCAGGAAACGATCCAGACCCTGGTCCAGCAAGTGACGGAGGTGCTCGGCAAGATCGGTCGGACCCCGGATATCGTACTGATCGATGACGGCTCGACCGACCAGTCCTGGGCCACGATCGAACGGTTGGCCGCCGAGTACGCAACGGTGCGAGGCATTCGCTTCCGCCGCAATTTTGGCAAAGCCGCCGCGTTGGCCGCCGGCTTTGAAGCGGCCCGCGGCGACATCGTCGTGACCATGGACGCCGACCTACAAGACGATCCCCAAGAAATTCCGCGTTTCCTGGAAGCCATCGACAGCGGGTTTGACGTGGTCAGCGGCTGGAAGAAAGTCCGTCACGATCCCTGGCACAAAGTCGGACCGTCACGCGTCTTCAATTGGCTGGTCGGTCGCTTGACCGGCGTGCGGATTCACGATCACAACTGCGGCTTCAAAGCCTACCGTCGGGAGATTTTCGACCAGGTCAAACTGTACGGCGAAATGCATCGCTTCGTGCCGGTGCTGGCCGATGCCCGCGGTTGGAAGGTCAGCGAAATCGAAGTCCTCCACCACCCCCGCCGACATGGCAAGTCCAAGTACGGCGTGGGCCGAATCGTCAAAGGTTTTCTAGACCTGCTGACCATCTACTTCCTGACTCGCTTCGCCCAACGGCCGTTGCACATGATCGGTTCAGCCGGCCTGCTGTGCTTCTTGCTCGGCGGCGCCGGCTTGGCCTTCTTGTCGGCCTGGTGGTGCGTGTCTCGCATGGTGGAAGCCATCGAAGTGATCCATCTGCACGAGAAAGCGGTCTTCTATTTCTGTATCCTGGCGATCCTGCTGGGCGCCCAGTTGCTGGTCGCCGGTCTGCTGGCGGAAATGATGACCGCGATGATGCGGCCCAACGTCCCGCCGTTTTCGATCGCGAAGCATACCGACGGGTTTGATGACGCGGCCTAGTGCGTTTAATCCGGGGCCGGAGGAGCTGGCGACTACAGCGTTTTTCGCTTAGCCAAATCAAACCGCTCGCCAGCCGGCACCGCCACGTAATCGGGTTCACCCTCGACCACCGGCCGCTGGCGATCGTAAAAGTAAACCTGTCCTTTGCCGACGACTTCCGCCACCGACTGCTGCACGACCAGCGCCGTGGTTTCGTCGATGCCGATGCCCAGCAGTTGCGGATAACGTTCGACCAGCTGCGTCATATCTTTCTGCCGCCCGCGTTGCGAGAAATGTTGATCAATCGCTACGCCTCGGATGAACCCCAGTCCGCGTTCGTATCCCGGAGCCATGATGTCGAAGTTGGCGACCGGATTGGCCCGCGCTAGATAGCCGGCCTGAATCGACGCTCCGGCCGACGAACCGCCGACGACCCCGCCGCGCCGCAGGACCTTCTTCATCAGCCGATGCGATTCGGTACCGTAATACGAATCGGCCAGGTTCCACTGCCGGCCGCCGCCAAACCAAATCCCCGTGGCCTGCTTCAGCGGCTCTAAGAAAGCATCGTCACCGTTGGCTCGATGGCGGTCTTTGGTATGCAGTACGACCGCGGATGCGACGCCCATCGCTTTCCACTTTCGCACGATCCATTCATCCGAACTTACTTGCTGCTGTTCGCTGCACGGCACAAACACCATCTTGGCTTGTTCGCCGCCGGCCAATTCGACCATGCGTTCCATCAACCCCTTGGGCATCCCACCGCCGCCCACGATGATCAGCGAGCCCTTGTCGACGCGCGGTGTCGGCGGCTGAGCGGGCGGGAAAGGCGGCAAGCGGCGTTCCAAGGCATCACGTCGCCAAGCGGTCAGGTCGATGACGTGCCGATAAGGATCGAACCGTCCCCGTCGAATCGCGCCGACATGCTGGACGCGAGCCGGTTGGCGCTCGTTGGCCGCCAACACAAAGCTGGCCTTGCCTTCCCCATAAACACGAATCTTGCGGCCCTCCAATACGATCGCCGTATCACGCGGGATGGCCATGCCGACCGACGTGGGCGAGGCTTCCAATACCTCGAGCATCGAGTCGACCGGATCGTCGACGAATCGGCTGGCGTCGAACAACACGCTGTCGGGTAACAGCTGCCAGCCGCCGCGCGAGGACGGCTGCTCGGCATCGCCCATCCACTGCTGATCGGCCAGCTGCAGCGCTCCGCCGCCGATCGCGCACACCACGCCACCGTCCTCCACCACCCGCCGCACCGCTTCGACATACGAACGGCCATCCCCATCATCACCCGCGTGCACGTCCCCGGCGGCTACAATCAAAACGCCCGTCGCTGCGGACAGGTCTTCCAACAACGCCGCGAGTTGTTCGGAGGTCGGTTGTTTGCCGACCGCAAAGTTATATTGCTTGATCTGTTGGGCTGCGGACGTGAAGTCTTGAAAATCGGGGTGCTCGTCGCCAAACCGCAGCACCACAACCACGCCATCGTCGCCGCCGGAAGCCTGTTGGAAAATCGGGGCGAGTTTGCTGGGAACTTCGCCCTCCGCGCAGGCGATCACCGTGCCATGGATGGTTAAATCCGTCGGCCAGAGTTCGAATTTTTCATCAAAGATTTGAGCGTCCGCCGATACGGCGCAGCACGCTGCGAGCGATAGCCCCAATGCAAACAAACCCCAGCACCAACTCCGCGAGCGCGTTCTCGCGGGAAACATCGTGTCCTCGTCTGCAAAACCTGTAGCCAATCGACTCACTTATCCAGCTCCTCAAACGTGCGTCGCCAAGCTTCGACGGCAGCGTCGTTACCGGCTCGCGAAAACAATTCGATCAATCGATTCACCGTATCGACCCGCAGACGCAAGCGTCGTGCGCGCTGCATGTCGTAGGCCTGGTTGGTAAGTCCTTCGTAGGCGGCCAACAGCATCGGTTCGGCTTCGGCGAATTCATCCGCCATGGCCCGCGATGCTCCGACAATACTCATCGCCCGAAACCGCAGCGAAGCGTCGGGCTGCAAAGCCTCCAACAACTTCAGGCCTTCTCGGGCGTGTTCCCCCGCCGCGGTGTGTTGTCCAGCGTGGCTTTCAGAATCGCCCAAGACGACCAGCATACCCGCAAACTCCAACCGAGTGGCCTCGTCTGCTTCGTCGGTGATCGCAGCGCGCTGCAAGTCCACGTTTTGTTTCATCAACTTGGCAGCCAGCGCGTAATCCCCCAGCAGGTACATCATCCCCGCCCATTGATACCGTGGTTCCAAGGTGGCGGGGCTATCGGCTCCCTCGGCTTCTACGACCCGATTCAGCCAGTCTTCATAGCGTTCGGCCGCTGCCTGGAAGTTGCCGCGAAAAGCTTCGATATACGCCCAGTTCGACAGGGACAGCAGCGTATGGGGATGAGCCCTGCCCAGCGTATCGGACCGTCCTTGCACCACGCGCTTGTACAGCTCCACTGCCTCGTCTTGGTCTCCCGCATAGTCACAGACGTAAGCCCATTGATGCATCGCATACAAGGTGTCCGGATGCTGCTCGCCCAGACTGGCAACGCGGCCCTTAATGGTAGCCTCGTAGTACTCCGCCGCCTGCTGATAGTTCTCGGCGCTGCGATTCAGTTCTGCCAAGTGGAACAGAATTTCAATCTTGTCGGGGTCGTCATCGGCCAGCGACTTCCGGGCTTCGTAGAGTTGGTTCAGCGAATCGATTGCTCCGGCGGTGTTGCCCATTTCGATTTGCAGCTGAGCCAGATTCTCGAGCGACAGCAGCGTGTACTCTCCGTCGGCTCCAAAAATTTCAGTCCGCCGCCGCACGACTACTTCATAGAGGTGTTCGGCTTCTTGGTACCGCCCGGCTTCGCCCAACGTATAAGCCAGGTCGTGCATCGAAAGGACGGTTTGTGCGTGCTGCGCGCCCAGCCGTTTGGTTTGCCCATCGACGGTCTGTTGCAAGACTTCGATGGCGCGATCGAGCTGCTGCAGTTGGCGAAATGTGTCGGCCAGGGCGGCCATTTGTTGCAGCGCCAGCGGATCGGGTGAGTCCAGCGAATCGAACCAAGCGTCGGCGGCTTGGACATGCGGCATCGCCGGGTCCTGATAGCCGGCCGTGAGATAGGCGTCGGCCAGCCCGATCCGAGCGGCGATCGTCACGGTGTCGGCGTCGCCAAGTTGTTCGCGGATCTGCTCAAGCAACGCTTCGGCCTGCGGACACGCCTGACTCGGGAGCACTTCACCCTCCCCTCGCTGACGCTCGCCCCTCCCAGAGGGCGGATGAAATACTGTCTGTGTACGATTCGTCTCCGCTGCATCCATTTGTTCGCTAGATTCCACAGCGACCCACACTGCCAACAGCAATCGGTTGACGTCGATGGCGGCTTGCGTCCGGGACAAGCCGGCTTGCAGATAACCATGCCGAGCCGTTTGCAGGTGTTCGATCGCTTCTTCCAGGCGTCCCTGTTGTTGTCGTAGCAAAGCCAGGATGCCATGGGCTTCCAAAATCAACAATCTGGAGGAGCCGCCCTGGGGCGTGTCGCCGGACGGTTCTAACACCGCCGTCAGCAGCGGTTCCGCGGCTTCGACATCCCCTTCGGCATACAGGGATGTGGCCAGCAAGACGCGAAGCTGATCGGCAACCGAACTGTGCGTCCCCAATGCCTCGGCGGCGGCGTCCAGACCTTGTCGATACAACTCAATCGCTTCGTCATGTCGATTGAGCGCAGCCAACACAATGGCGACGTTGGTTTGTGACAGAATCGATTCACGGTGGTTTGGTCCCAACAGGTCGCGTTCATCGGCGGCGATTTCGCGCAGCGTGGTCAGAGCTTGCAGAGGGTCCGATTGCTCTGCCTCGATCATCGCCATGTCGCTGCGAACGGCCCACACGTAGGGATGCCGCTCCCCCAGAACCCGCTTCAGAGATTCGAGCACCTGAACATAGATGGGCCATGCCTGATCGGGCAGGTCCGCATTGAACAGCCGCTGCGCCAAGGCGGTTTTGGCGTACAGGGTGACCAGATGATCCTCACCCAACAGTTGTTGTGTGCGGTCCGCCAGATCGCGGGCCAAATCGCGAGCGGAAGCCAGTCGGCCCTGTTCGTTTAGGAGTCGAACTTTCAGGCTGAGGCATTCCAACGTGTCGGGATGGTCGGCTCCTCGCAATTCGGTGGTCGCCGTTAAAAGTCGCTCAACCGCTTGTTCGGCTCGATCGTATTCCCCAATCGTCAGGTATAAATTCGCCAGTGCCACCTGCGTTGCCAGCACGTTTTCGTGCGTTTCGCCCAACAGCTTGGTTTCGCTTTCGAGCGTGGTTTCGAGCAGTGCGCGAGCCTGCTGGTAACGGCCACGATCGGCATGCAGCGACGCCAGATCCGATTGGGTTGCCAACGTATCGGGATGCTGTTTGCCCAGTACCTGCGTCCGCAATTGATAGGCGGCCGTCAACGCGGTTTCGCTATTGTCTAACTGGCCGAGGTACTTCTGCGCGACCCCGATGGTGTTTAGCAAACTGGCTTTGACCAGCGGTTGATCCTGAAACTGATCGTCCAGACTGGCCGCGGCGCGATGGAACAAAGTCCGCACCTCCAGCCGTGGATTGGGATGGTCGGCCGGTGAAGCTTGCGCCAATAAGTCTTCGTTCAAAAATTCGGTAACCGACGTCGCGATGGCCGCTTCTTCTCTGGCTCGAGCTTCCGCGCGACGCAGTTCGCTATTCTTGCCCCGCAACACGACCAAGAACACCGACAGTCCGACGATGGACAGCGCCACCACGCTGGCGATGGCAGCGGCCCAAGATTGGTGCCGCTTGACCCACCGGCGAAACCGTTCCAGCCAGGTTTCCCGATAGGCCGCCACCGGTTCGTCGGCCATCCAGCGTTCCAGATCTTCGGCCAGCTCCAGCGGGTCGGCGTAACGGCTCTCGGGCGCCGTCTCCATCGCTCGTTGACAGATCGCCGCCAGCGGTTTGGGGACGCTGGGGTCCACACTACGCGGCGGCGTGAAACGGCCGCTTTGAACGCGCTGGAGCAACTCGGTCATCGGCAACGGCTGGCCTTGTTGATCGCGGCTTTCCAGCGGCGGCTTGCCAACCAACAAGCAATACAATGAGGCTCCTAGAGAATAGACCTCGCTGCGAGCGTCCAAGTCTTGCAAGCGACCGGCGGCTTGTTCGGGACTCATGAACGCCGGCGTCCCGATCACGCTGCCCATCCGTGTTGGCGCCGCGCCACTGCCGGAAGCGGGCATCAATCGCGGCTCGTCGGACGGTGAACTGGCGATCTCTTCTTGGTCGGCGACCTTGGCCAAGCCCCAATCAACGACCAGCGTTTCGCCGAATTTTCCCAACATCACATTGTCCGGCTTGATGTCCCGGTGCAGGACGCCCCGGCTGTGGGCGTAGGCGATCGCTTGGCACACATCGATCATCCGCCCCAGCAGTTTCCGCAATTCAAGCATTCGCGCCGGAGCGGTGGCAGACGTGGTTTGCGACGCTGGGTAACGAGCGTGAAAATCGCGAATCGCCTGCTCCAAACTTTCCCCGCGAATAAACCGCATCGCGTAATAAGGTTGTCCGTCCTCGTAGACACCAAGGCCGTACACGGGCACCACGCCGGGATGCTCCAAGCCGCCAGTGATTTCGGCCTCTAGCAAAAAACGTTGACGAGCGTCGGGATCACCGGCAAACCGCTGCTGAATCTGCTTCAACGCCACTTGACGATTTAGTTCGTCATCAATAGCCACAAAGACTTGTCCCAAACCACCCTGAGCGTGGTCGCGGAGCTTGTGGTAGCGGCCGGTGGCCTCGGAGGAGGTGTCGGGAATGACGATCCGTTGGTTTTGCGGATCGGTCAGATACCGGGTGGCATCCGAATCAACCTGCGCGGCGTTGTCGGGATCGGCGTCGGGGTTGTCGCCGGTCGAACGATCGACCAACGAAGCCAACATGCGTTCGGTGGGCTCATCGATCAGCTGTCTGTCCCGCAGCCGCGACTGCAGCGACTGTGAAGGATCATCCAACCACTGCGCGATCGCCGCCCGCCAATCCTCGGTAACCGGCACCCCAAGCTGCCGAGTCAGCAATCCCGTCAGCAAACTCAGTGGACTTGCGTTCGACATGTTTCGATCCAGAGAAAACGGTAGAATCAGCTGGATCTATGATACATTCGGATCTTTCTCTGTTCATTTTCGACAGCAATAAACGATGAGTTCGGCCGGCAAACTCCCCATCCGGATGACCCCCGAAGAGTTTGCCGATTGGTAGCGGCGACAAGACCAGCGTCACAAATCCTACGCCGGAGAAGTGTTTTTGCAGGCCGGTGGTACACGACGTGCTAGCTTAATCGCGGCGAGTCGAACAGCACACACGAACCGCCGAAGGGTTATGGTTGCTGAGAGAGTTGGCGGGACTCGAGCAGGTTTGGCAACTGTCCAGCCTGAAGAAGTCGCTGGCCCTGACAGACGTTTACGCCAAGATCGACTGGCTGGACGGGCAAGCCACCTGAGCATCGCGTAAGCGGCCGATTCTCAGGCGGAGTGGCGGCGGCGGAACTGTGCCGGCCCTCCGGGCCTTGCAACTACAGCTGTCTTCGATCCGGGGGTTCACACCCCCGGCAGAGATTGTGTCGGCACTCCGTGCCTGGGCTGTTAGAGGGCTGGGCCTTCGGCCTGTCGGACCGTGCGTCTTCAACCACTCGTATACGGTCAAAATCGACGACATTGAGCCAGCGCCCGCGGCTATGGAAACCGCGATGGCGCTCGTCCGTTTGCCGGTCTAGCAGTTACAGGAGCTTTCGAACTCTTGCACTTGCTTCTCGGCTTCATCCTTGGCGACGCCGTAGCGTTCTTGGATTTTGCCGACCAGCTCTTCCCGTTTGCCCGCGACCACATCCAGGTCGTCATCCGAGAGGTCGCCCCATTTCTGCTGGGCTTGGCCTTTGACCTGTTTCCATTTGCCTTCGATTTGATCCCAATTCATCACGTTCTCCTTTCGAGTTTTTATTGACACGTCGACGAGCTGGCTTAGTGCTCGTCCGCTTCGACATTGACTTCGCCGGTCCGTCCTATTTGGCTTTGTAGGCGTCACGCAGATCGCGAACTTTATCGTGACCGGCTTTGACGCGGGCGTACTGAGCTTGCAGTACGTCATTCATGGCGCTGCCGGCGGTGGCTTTCAGCACATCCTCATAAGCTTCTTTGATGTGATCCTCACCGCGTTCGGCTTCGATCAAGATCACATAGGCATCGCCGCCGTTCAATTTGCTTCGGATATCAATCCAGGTGCGGTGCACGCTGGCGGCCACCGAGCCGTCGTCTTCGGCTTCTTTGCCGTTCCATTCGACGTGTTGCTGCAACTCGGTCGCCATGGCCGATCGTTCGGCGGCCAGTTCGCGGAACAGGCTTGCCACCCGGTTGTCCGCGATCTCTTCTGCCGACTCGCGGAAGCCATCGTACGAATCGATGTTGGCGCGAATCAATTTCTGTAACTTGTTGACGGTTTCTTCCGACAGCGTCGACTTGGTTTCCAAACTCATTGAATTACTCCTGTGCAAAGTATTGAAGCGTTAAATTCTCAAGTGCATGGCGGCACGTTTTCGAAACCACGGCACCGCCAACGGACCAACAGGCCCCGTTTCATTTCTGGTTGTATCGAAGGAATGTTGCAAAGCGTGTGCCAGGAGCCGTTCGGCAAGTAAAACGCCCGGTTATCCGCTGCGTTTCGCTCCGTCGCGTCCATCAGCGTGACCGACGGCGAACCGGCCTGAGCCCAAATCGTGCAAACCGTTGCTTGATGGTCCGGTATAGCGTTTGCAGCAACTCCGCTACGGCAGCTCGCTGGGATGCTCCCAAATTCCTGATACGGATTGAGTCCTTGTTACGGATCTACCGAAATGACGCTGATGCCCCATTTGATTTTCCAACGCGGCAGTGGCCCGATCGTGGCCGCGGCTGTCCACGACGGCCATGACATGCGGCCTCGACTGGAGGACCGTATCGCCATCGACGAAGACCAGCGGTTGCACGAAGAAGACCCATACACCGGCGAACTGGCACAGGTTGCGAAAACACAGATCGTGGGTTTGCGATCGCGGTTCGAAGTCGATTTGAATCGACCACGCGACGAAGCCGTCTATCTGGATCCGGAAGATGCTTGGGGGCTGAAGGTCTGGCGGCAGCCGCCCACGGAGGAAATGATCGAAAAGTCGCTGCAGGAATACGATGCGTTTTATGCGTCGGTCGAAGAGTTGCTGAAGGATCTCGTAGAACAGTATGGTCATGTGGCGGTCTACGACCTGCATTCCTACAACCATCGTCGCGGGGGCGTGGAAGCCGATCCCGATCTCAACCCCGAAGTGAATATCGGTACGGGAACCATGGACCGCGATTACTGGGGTCCGGTCGTCGATCGCTTCATCCATGATCTTCGCGAGCACAAGTACCACGGTCGCTCGCTGGATGTCCGCGAAAACGTCAAATTTCAAGGCGGCCAATTGAGCCGCTGGATCCACGAGAAGTTTCCTCGCCAAGTTTGTTCGCTGGCGATTGAGTTTAAAAAGACCTTCATGGACGAGTGGACCGGGGAAACTGATCCCAGTGAGATCGAAGTTATTTTCGACGTACTGAGTTCCACCTTGCCAGGCGTCCGAGAAGAACTGGAAAAGCTGTGAACGTACCCACGACGCCTGGTCTAGCTGGCTTTAAAAGCATCGCCGCCGCGGTAGCGCGACGACTGGCGAAGAACCGACGGGTGCGCCGCAACCTGCCGGGCGAGGGCCGACTGCGGATCGACCGTCAATTACCCTTCTTGTGCGTCTATCGCTCGCCAGCGGGCGACGACGTCGGCACAAGGGAACTGGTCACCAGCGAAGCGGCTTACCTATATGCCAGTGGTGAACGACGCTACCACGACGGTGTCGAAAAACTTTGTCAGCAGGTCAGCGACACGCTGCGTGAGCATTTCGGCACCTTTCTGCTGATCGAGCTTTGGTCGCAGCCGGACGCCGCTGTGGACGCCACAAGTCCCGACTTTGAGATCGTCGGTTCGGAGCTGAGCAGTTTGCCGGCGACCGTCGACGGTTTCCGATCGGCTTTGGAAGAAATCACCATCGAGGATCGCTCGGCAACCGTGGCGGTTCGAGAAGTCGACACGGTCGTGCCTCCGGGGCGGTTGCCGCTGAATCTATCCTGCGAGAGCGCGACGTCGGCGGGATGCGTGACCATCGGTATTGCCGTGCGTCCGATGTATCGATCGCCAGAGTCCGGTGAACTTTATCCAATGGTCCTGCAAGCGTTGCGTTCGCAATTGGCGTGGGCGCTCCGCAAGGCGATCAGTCGTTTCAGCGGGGCAACCGTCGCAGGCGCGGTCTCGCACTACCATACCCTGGGTCCCACCGCTTTGGTCAAAGCGGTGCGACGGGTGGACCAACAATTGAGTGAGGTTTCTGAAGCATTCGATTTCCTGCTGCAGGTCACGCCCACCAATGCCGACCAAGCTTGGCAGGATTTTAAAACCAGCGGGTTCGCCAGCGAGCCGATGTTTGTGTATCGTCCGCTGCCCTACCGTATCAGCCTGCTCAAGCGGCAGTTGTTCGAGATCGAAATCGAACGCATCGAAGACCCTACGCTGGCTCACCTGTTCTGGGAAAAACAAGACGAGGTCGATTGCGAACTAACGGCACTACGACACTTGGACACGCCGAATTTTCTGCATAGCAGCCGACAACTGTACGGCGATGCCGATGAGGACTTACAAGACTTGGCAAAGTCGATTCTGCAGCGGGCCGCGGACCGAACGGCCCCGTCGTCCCCCGAACCATCAATCAAGGCGACGGATGCGGTCCCTGCGGAGACCTTGCTGCGTCAAGCCCGGGACGAAATCGACTACTACCACCAGCGGTTGAGCGAATTTAATGCAACGGTCGAGATTTGCGACCACATCGCTTCGGGCATCATGGTTTCTCAGGACCGGTTGCTGATCGCCAATTCCGTGCGTCTGCCGCCAAGCCGGGTAGAACCTTTGCTGCATCACGAAATCGGCACGCACTTGCTGACTTATTTTAATGGCCGCATCCAACCCTTTCGTCAACTCTACGCGGGCTTGGCCGGGTATGAAGAATTGCAGGAGGGGTTGGCGGTACTGGCGGAGTATCTG from Roseimaritima ulvae includes these protein-coding regions:
- a CDS encoding CsbD family protein, with the protein product MNWDQIEGKWKQVKGQAQQKWGDLSDDDLDVVAGKREELVGKIQERYGVAKDEAEKQVQEFESSCNC
- a CDS encoding flavohemoglobin expression-modulating QEGLA motif protein produces the protein MNVPTTPGLAGFKSIAAAVARRLAKNRRVRRNLPGEGRLRIDRQLPFLCVYRSPAGDDVGTRELVTSEAAYLYASGERRYHDGVEKLCQQVSDTLREHFGTFLLIELWSQPDAAVDATSPDFEIVGSELSSLPATVDGFRSALEEITIEDRSATVAVREVDTVVPPGRLPLNLSCESATSAGCVTIGIAVRPMYRSPESGELYPMVLQALRSQLAWALRKAISRFSGATVAGAVSHYHTLGPTALVKAVRRVDQQLSEVSEAFDFLLQVTPTNADQAWQDFKTSGFASEPMFVYRPLPYRISLLKRQLFEIEIERIEDPTLAHLFWEKQDEVDCELTALRHLDTPNFLHSSRQLYGDADEDLQDLAKSILQRAADRTAPSSPEPSIKATDAVPAETLLRQARDEIDYYHQRLSEFNATVEICDHIASGIMVSQDRLLIANSVRLPPSRVEPLLHHEIGTHLLTYFNGRIQPFRQLYAGLAGYEELQEGLAVLAEYLTGGLTAGRLCGLAGRVLAAASMTAGASFCETFALLHQSHSLPARKSFVTTLRAYRGGGMTKDVIYLRGLRDLLAYLARGHDLEPLYAGKFGLQHLPYVQEMRRRGIVRAPGVLPRFWNHPGARERLEACRRLSVVELLEQ
- a CDS encoding glycosyltransferase family 2 protein, with the protein product MNSSSSCVSVVVPLLDEQETIQTLVQQVTEVLGKIGRTPDIVLIDDGSTDQSWATIERLAAEYATVRGIRFRRNFGKAAALAAGFEAARGDIVVTMDADLQDDPQEIPRFLEAIDSGFDVVSGWKKVRHDPWHKVGPSRVFNWLVGRLTGVRIHDHNCGFKAYRREIFDQVKLYGEMHRFVPVLADARGWKVSEIEVLHHPRRHGKSKYGVGRIVKGFLDLLTIYFLTRFAQRPLHMIGSAGLLCFLLGGAGLAFLSAWWCVSRMVEAIEVIHLHEKAVFYFCILAILLGAQLLVAGLLAEMMTAMMRPNVPPFSIAKHTDGFDDAA
- a CDS encoding Type 1 glutamine amidotransferase-like domain-containing protein gives rise to the protein MFPARTRSRSWCWGLFALGLSLAACCAVSADAQIFDEKFELWPTDLTIHGTVIACAEGEVPSKLAPIFQQASGGDDGVVVVLRFGDEHPDFQDFTSAAQQIKQYNFAVGKQPTSEQLAALLEDLSAATGVLIVAAGDVHAGDDGDGRSYVEAVRRVVEDGGVVCAIGGGALQLADQQWMGDAEQPSSRGGWQLLPDSVLFDASRFVDDPVDSMLEVLEASPTSVGMAIPRDTAIVLEGRKIRVYGEGKASFVLAANERQPARVQHVGAIRRGRFDPYRHVIDLTAWRRDALERRLPPFPPAQPPTPRVDKGSLIIVGGGGMPKGLMERMVELAGGEQAKMVFVPCSEQQQVSSDEWIVRKWKAMGVASAVVLHTKDRHRANGDDAFLEPLKQATGIWFGGGRQWNLADSYYGTESHRLMKKVLRRGGVVGGSSAGASIQAGYLARANPVANFDIMAPGYERGLGFIRGVAIDQHFSQRGRQKDMTQLVERYPQLLGIGIDETTALVVQQSVAEVVGKGQVYFYDRQRPVVEGEPDYVAVPAGERFDLAKRKTL
- a CDS encoding PA2169 family four-helix-bundle protein, with product MSLETKSTLSEETVNKLQKLIRANIDSYDGFRESAEEIADNRVASLFRELAAERSAMATELQQHVEWNGKEAEDDGSVAASVHRTWIDIRSKLNGGDAYVILIEAERGEDHIKEAYEDVLKATAGSAMNDVLQAQYARVKAGHDKVRDLRDAYKAK
- a CDS encoding tetratricopeptide repeat protein — translated: MSNASPLSLLTGLLTRQLGVPVTEDWRAAIAQWLDDPSQSLQSRLRDRQLIDEPTERMLASLVDRSTGDNPDADPDNAAQVDSDATRYLTDPQNQRIVIPDTSSEATGRYHKLRDHAQGGLGQVFVAIDDELNRQVALKQIQQRFAGDPDARQRFLLEAEITGGLEHPGVVPVYGLGVYEDGQPYYAMRFIRGESLEQAIRDFHARYPASQTTSATAPARMLELRKLLGRMIDVCQAIAYAHSRGVLHRDIKPDNVMLGKFGETLVVDWGLAKVADQEEIASSPSDEPRLMPASGSGAAPTRMGSVIGTPAFMSPEQAAGRLQDLDARSEVYSLGASLYCLLVGKPPLESRDQQGQPLPMTELLQRVQSGRFTPPRSVDPSVPKPLAAICQRAMETAPESRYADPLELAEDLERWMADEPVAAYRETWLERFRRWVKRHQSWAAAIASVVALSIVGLSVFLVVLRGKNSELRRAEARAREEAAIATSVTEFLNEDLLAQASPADHPNPRLEVRTLFHRAAASLDDQFQDQPLVKASLLNTIGVAQKYLGQLDNSETALTAAYQLRTQVLGKQHPDTLATQSDLASLHADRGRYQQARALLETTLESETKLLGETHENVLATQVALANLYLTIGEYDRAEQAVERLLTATTELRGADHPDTLECLSLKVRLLNEQGRLASARDLARDLADRTQQLLGEDHLVTLYAKTALAQRLFNADLPDQAWPIYVQVLESLKRVLGERHPYVWAVRSDMAMIEAEQSDPLQALTTLREIAADERDLLGPNHRESILSQTNVAIVLAALNRHDEAIELYRQGLDAAAEALGTHSSVADQLRVLLATSLYAEGDVEAAEPLLTAVLEPSGDTPQGGSSRLLILEAHGILALLRQQQGRLEEAIEHLQTARHGYLQAGLSRTQAAIDVNRLLLAVWVAVESSEQMDAAETNRTQTVFHPPSGRGERQRGEGEVLPSQACPQAEALLEQIREQLGDADTVTIAARIGLADAYLTAGYQDPAMPHVQAADAWFDSLDSPDPLALQQMAALADTFRQLQQLDRAIEVLQQTVDGQTKRLGAQHAQTVLSMHDLAYTLGEAGRYQEAEHLYEVVVRRRTEIFGADGEYTLLSLENLAQLQIEMGNTAGAIDSLNQLYEARKSLADDDPDKIEILFHLAELNRSAENYQQAAEYYEATIKGRVASLGEQHPDTLYAMHQWAYVCDYAGDQDEAVELYKRVVQGRSDTLGRAHPHTLLSLSNWAYIEAFRGNFQAAAERYEDWLNRVVEAEGADSPATLEPRYQWAGMMYLLGDYALAAKLMKQNVDLQRAAITDEADEATRLEFAGMLVVLGDSESHAGQHTAAGEHAREGLKLLEALQPDASLRFRAMSIVGASRAMADEFAEAEPMLLAAYEGLTNQAYDMQRARRLRLRVDTVNRLIELFSRAGNDAAVEAWRRTFEELDK
- a CDS encoding N-formylglutamate amidohydrolase, whose product is MPHLIFQRGSGPIVAAAVHDGHDMRPRLEDRIAIDEDQRLHEEDPYTGELAQVAKTQIVGLRSRFEVDLNRPRDEAVYLDPEDAWGLKVWRQPPTEEMIEKSLQEYDAFYASVEELLKDLVEQYGHVAVYDLHSYNHRRGGVEADPDLNPEVNIGTGTMDRDYWGPVVDRFIHDLREHKYHGRSLDVRENVKFQGGQLSRWIHEKFPRQVCSLAIEFKKTFMDEWTGETDPSEIEVIFDVLSSTLPGVREELEKL